One part of the Bacteroidia bacterium genome encodes these proteins:
- a CDS encoding PadR family transcriptional regulator encodes MYSKELVKGTIKPIILKMLSEKGRMYGYEIVQAVKALSQGKIHIKEGSLYPILHALKKEGVLVTESREVGGRTRKYYSISQKGTPQVEASLNELSDFVQTLQLILNPKVA; translated from the coding sequence ATGTATTCCAAAGAATTGGTAAAAGGAACGATCAAACCCATTATCCTGAAGATGCTTTCAGAGAAAGGAAGGATGTATGGCTATGAGATTGTTCAGGCAGTAAAGGCCCTTTCCCAGGGCAAAATCCATATCAAGGAGGGTTCACTCTATCCCATCCTGCATGCACTCAAGAAAGAGGGGGTTCTCGTAACAGAATCTCGGGAAGTAGGCGGAAGAACACGGAAATATTATTCCATTTCCCAGAAGGGGACTCCACAGGTAGAAGCCAGTCTGAATGAATTATCAGATTTCGTCCAAACCCTCCAACTCATCCTCAATCCTAAAGTTGCCTGA
- a CDS encoding tetratricopeptide repeat protein, with protein sequence MHLHHSLLLIFIFFGSFSSIKAQPEIVDSLKKVLAAEPEESVRMESLIQLAEQLQFIEPAKGIELAREARDIATNRKDTFALAGALSRMGTCYEILGNLEESEKIRRQALSLYLYLGKSVDIGKQYTNLATIFDARGDLDSAIYFNEKSLQLYSDGGTAMDSAIVFNNLGIVYERLANYAQAADIYLWALRSFEKAGHEYYTSFAHANLGNIYLLMENEKKAKYHFQRSLVIKKKHEDRIGQAIVYNNMAKLYKSETEVDSAIFFNQKSLAIREELGDTLGMIDVYINLGAIYRDKGLLAKGIPYLQKAYDFARLKEVKTQEAKAAVQLGRAYIDSGQRKKALMLLEKGLLNSLQGGEPETRLLAYKSLASLYQKERNPKGFEFYEKAIELDDSLRNNEETRKITRLEMQYEFDKEKEFLELEQQKQEIAFNAELDRQRFQRNISLGGIISGLIILLLLWRSYRIQKRNRSLLQTQNIQLEEALRDRENLLKEIHHRVKNNLQVVSSLLSLQSRSIEDPVALGAIEEGRNRVKAMGLIHQNLYQEEYLVGVNLPQYIEKLTDNLLDSYKLHESKIHISRKVEELSIDVDTLIPLGLILNELISNSLKYAFEGRNEGNIHLHIGKSKEGLLVEVADDGVGLPRDFNHEESKSMGYKLIRAFVQKMKATFEVMSDRGTQVKIFLPENNAQYQVS encoded by the coding sequence ATGCACTTACACCATTCTTTACTCCTGATCTTCATTTTCTTTGGCAGCTTTAGTTCGATTAAGGCTCAGCCAGAGATTGTAGATAGCCTGAAAAAGGTCCTTGCTGCTGAGCCTGAAGAATCGGTTCGTATGGAAAGTCTGATTCAGCTTGCAGAACAGCTTCAATTTATTGAGCCGGCCAAAGGCATTGAACTTGCGCGAGAGGCAAGAGATATTGCCACAAATAGAAAAGACACTTTTGCACTGGCTGGAGCCTTGTCTCGGATGGGCACCTGTTATGAAATCCTGGGGAACCTGGAGGAGTCAGAAAAAATCAGAAGGCAAGCTCTATCTCTTTATTTGTATTTAGGCAAATCAGTAGATATCGGGAAACAATACACCAATCTGGCTACAATCTTCGACGCCCGAGGAGATCTTGATTCAGCCATATACTTTAATGAAAAAAGTCTGCAATTGTATAGTGATGGGGGTACGGCTATGGATTCAGCAATCGTATTCAATAATCTGGGTATTGTGTATGAACGTCTGGCAAATTATGCCCAGGCCGCGGATATTTATCTATGGGCCTTACGCAGTTTTGAAAAAGCTGGGCATGAATACTACACTTCATTTGCACATGCTAATCTGGGCAATATTTATTTGCTCATGGAAAATGAAAAAAAGGCAAAGTATCATTTTCAGCGATCACTTGTGATTAAGAAAAAGCATGAGGACCGTATAGGCCAGGCCATTGTTTACAACAACATGGCCAAGCTGTACAAATCTGAAACAGAAGTTGACTCTGCAATATTTTTCAACCAAAAATCTTTGGCAATCCGGGAAGAGTTGGGAGATACCCTAGGGATGATTGATGTTTATATAAATCTGGGAGCGATTTATCGCGATAAGGGGCTCCTGGCGAAAGGTATTCCTTATCTGCAGAAAGCCTATGACTTCGCCAGGTTGAAAGAAGTAAAGACCCAGGAGGCCAAAGCTGCTGTCCAATTGGGAAGAGCATACATTGATAGCGGGCAAAGAAAGAAAGCACTTATGCTGCTGGAAAAAGGACTTCTCAATTCCCTTCAGGGAGGAGAGCCAGAAACTCGTTTGTTGGCATATAAATCTTTGGCAAGTCTGTACCAAAAAGAAAGGAACCCGAAAGGATTTGAATTCTATGAAAAGGCTATTGAACTGGATGATAGTTTAAGAAACAATGAGGAAACTCGGAAAATCACCCGTCTGGAAATGCAGTATGAATTTGACAAGGAAAAGGAATTTCTTGAATTAGAGCAACAAAAACAGGAAATCGCCTTCAATGCTGAACTGGACCGCCAAAGATTTCAGAGAAACATAAGTTTGGGAGGAATCATTTCCGGCCTGATAATCCTCCTTTTGCTCTGGAGAAGCTACCGCATCCAAAAGAGAAACAGAAGTTTACTCCAAACCCAGAATATACAGCTCGAAGAGGCTTTGCGAGACAGAGAGAATCTTTTGAAAGAAATCCATCATCGGGTCAAAAACAATCTTCAGGTTGTATCCTCTCTTTTGAGTTTGCAATCGCGTTCGATAGAAGATCCTGTTGCCCTGGGTGCCATAGAAGAAGGGAGGAACCGGGTAAAGGCTATGGGCCTCATTCACCAAAATCTATATCAGGAAGAATATCTGGTAGGGGTGAATTTGCCACAGTACATCGAAAAACTCACGGACAATTTGCTGGATTCTTATAAGCTTCATGAAAGCAAGATTCATATCAGCAGGAAAGTCGAAGAATTATCTATCGATGTAGACACCCTCATTCCTCTGGGGCTTATCCTCAATGAATTGATTTCCAATTCCCTTAAATATGCTTTTGAAGGTCGGAATGAAGGCAACATCCATTTACACATCGGAAAAAGTAAGGAAGGACTTCTGGTAGAAGTTGCCGATGATGGTGTTGGACTACCCAGAGACTTTAATCATGAGGAAAGCAAATCTATGGGCTATAAGTTGATCCGGGCTTTTGTGCAGAAAATGAAAGCGACTTTTGAAGTTATGTCTGATCGGGGTACACAGGTGAAAATTTTTCTTCCAGAAAACAATGCTCAATATCAAGTATCTTAA
- a CDS encoding response regulator transcription factor → MNRIKILVVEDDVFIAQDISEHLTSLDYWVTGVAYRAEEAYEELKKELPDLVLLDINLGKGEDGICIARHIQKEYQIPFIFLSSYSSSSVLERAKPTHPLGYIVKPFNEQDLYTSIEIGLYNYAQRWQPSNWNPETINRKLVTEFTPKEVEVLQDIFEGKTNRQLSQKHHISLNTVKTHVKRIYEKLEVHARSEAMAKLRNKLAR, encoded by the coding sequence ATGAACCGCATTAAAATACTAGTCGTAGAAGACGATGTTTTTATTGCTCAGGATATCAGCGAACATTTGACAAGTCTTGATTATTGGGTTACTGGGGTAGCTTACCGGGCAGAAGAGGCCTATGAGGAGCTAAAAAAAGAACTTCCAGATTTAGTCCTGCTCGATATTAATTTGGGGAAAGGAGAGGATGGGATATGTATTGCCCGGCACATCCAAAAAGAATATCAAATTCCCTTTATTTTTCTCAGTTCTTATTCAAGTAGTTCAGTATTGGAAAGAGCAAAACCCACCCATCCGCTGGGATATATTGTTAAGCCCTTCAATGAACAGGACCTATATACCAGTATCGAAATCGGTCTGTATAATTATGCCCAACGTTGGCAACCTTCTAATTGGAATCCAGAGACCATCAACCGCAAACTTGTCACCGAATTTACCCCTAAGGAAGTTGAAGTATTGCAGGATATTTTTGAAGGGAAGACCAATCGCCAACTTTCTCAAAAGCACCATATCAGCCTAAATACAGTCAAGACCCATGTAAAACGGATCTATGAAAAGCTGGAAGTTCATGCCCGTTCGGAAGCCATGGCCAAGCTGAGAAACAAATTAGCCCGCTAA
- a CDS encoding DUF2911 domain-containing protein — protein sequence MKLLKLGFSLFLLLSLSAGFSPTFGQGSVTLPPGASQQSSVTQHLGLVSVTIDYSSPGVNGREDKIWGQLVPYGLNNLGFGPSTAAPWRAGANQNTVITFSHDVKIGGKDLAAGTYGLHVIAEESGDWTWIFSNNSESWGSFYYEEGEDALRVKASPKENDFTEWLTYEFTDRGTASTTVELQWEKKSLPMKIEVPNMTDLYLANMRNELRSTAGFSWQGFNSAANYCLNNNTNLEEALAWIEQGISAPFIGQANFQTLQTKSLLLYALHKDEEAKKTMLAALDHDAQPFTKYQFGSALIQQNKNQEAYEFFKKVYDQDPDAWISHAGMGAGLRVTGQKEKAMKHYKKALEGAPAQWKAALEARIKAMNEEEGSK from the coding sequence ATGAAACTTCTTAAACTCGGATTTTCTCTATTCCTCCTCCTATCCCTTTCAGCCGGTTTTAGTCCGACATTTGGGCAGGGAAGTGTGACTTTACCTCCGGGAGCCAGCCAACAAAGTTCTGTTACGCAACATTTGGGACTTGTGTCTGTAACGATTGACTATAGCAGCCCGGGAGTAAATGGGAGAGAAGACAAAATCTGGGGACAATTGGTTCCTTATGGATTGAATAATCTGGGATTTGGACCTTCAACCGCAGCTCCCTGGAGAGCAGGAGCCAATCAAAATACTGTTATTACCTTTAGCCATGATGTAAAAATTGGTGGAAAAGACCTGGCTGCCGGGACCTATGGATTGCATGTAATTGCAGAAGAATCTGGCGACTGGACCTGGATTTTTTCAAATAATTCTGAATCCTGGGGGAGTTTCTATTATGAAGAAGGAGAAGATGCACTTAGGGTAAAGGCAAGTCCTAAAGAAAATGATTTTACTGAATGGCTCACCTATGAATTTACAGATAGAGGTACTGCTAGTACGACTGTAGAACTCCAATGGGAAAAGAAAAGCTTGCCAATGAAGATAGAGGTTCCCAATATGACCGATCTTTACTTGGCCAATATGCGCAATGAGTTACGCTCAACCGCCGGTTTCTCCTGGCAAGGATTTAACTCAGCTGCCAATTACTGCCTGAACAATAATACCAATCTGGAAGAAGCACTTGCATGGATCGAACAAGGAATCTCAGCTCCTTTCATTGGCCAGGCAAATTTCCAGACCCTACAGACAAAGTCTCTTTTGCTTTATGCACTCCACAAAGACGAAGAAGCCAAGAAAACTATGTTGGCAGCTCTGGACCATGATGCCCAGCCTTTCACAAAATATCAGTTTGGCTCCGCACTGATCCAACAAAATAAGAATCAGGAAGCTTATGAGTTCTTCAAGAAGGTTTATGATCAAGACCCTGATGCCTGGATCTCCCATGCGGGAATGGGTGCTGGTTTGAGAGTAACTGGACAAAAGGAAAAAGCCATGAAACACTATAAAAAAGCCCTTGAGGGTGCTCCGGCACAGTGGAAGGCTGCTTTGGAAGCAAGAATCAAGGCCATGAATGAAGAAGAAGGCTCTAAATAA
- a CDS encoding universal stress protein translates to MSRILVAVDFSLASHKALEYALEMMNKEVDKLMIFHVYSLPIPDPEMPVELLSQLGDSFREIAETHINKLLERIQLEHGDFLDISAKTVPGMPVDAILEESDAMDADLIVMGMRGKNKALRKILGTTATRVIQNTHSPVVVVPESAAYTPVKRIAYASNLEEEDILALDKVINLANSLDAQVHCVHIQREGEQLDVYKKSILEEAYQHDLINSPISIDIVTNDDIVAGLNAYVELKEIDLIVMLTHHRSIFNRIIGGSRTWDMAFQSKVPVWVFQADSRKLKNRSKKAKLKAE, encoded by the coding sequence ATGTCAAGAATTCTCGTCGCCGTCGATTTCTCCCTTGCTTCACATAAGGCATTAGAATATGCCCTGGAAATGATGAATAAAGAAGTGGATAAATTGATGATTTTTCATGTATACTCCCTTCCTATTCCTGATCCCGAAATGCCTGTTGAATTATTGTCTCAACTAGGAGATTCTTTTAGAGAAATTGCAGAGACACATATCAATAAGTTATTAGAGCGCATCCAGTTGGAGCACGGAGATTTTCTGGATATTTCAGCTAAGACCGTACCAGGGATGCCTGTAGATGCAATTCTTGAAGAAAGTGATGCTATGGATGCTGACCTGATCGTGATGGGGATGAGGGGAAAGAATAAAGCCCTCAGGAAGATTCTGGGTACAACTGCTACAAGAGTTATCCAAAATACCCATAGTCCTGTAGTTGTAGTTCCAGAGAGTGCTGCTTATACGCCGGTTAAAAGAATCGCATATGCTTCCAATCTTGAAGAGGAAGATATCCTCGCATTGGACAAGGTGATAAACCTGGCAAATAGCCTGGATGCCCAGGTGCATTGTGTACATATCCAACGGGAAGGAGAGCAATTGGATGTGTATAAAAAAAGCATCCTGGAAGAAGCCTATCAACATGATCTCATAAATAGCCCTATTAGTATTGACATTGTTACCAATGATGATATTGTAGCCGGCCTAAATGCTTATGTTGAGCTGAAAGAGATCGATCTGATTGTCATGCTGACTCATCATAGGAGTATTTTTAACCGAATTATTGGAGGGAGCAGAACCTGGGATATGGCCTTTCAGAGTAAAGTACCTGTATGGGTTTTTCAGGCAGATAGTCGGAAACTTAAAAATCGATCAAAAAAAGCAAAACTAAAGGCGGAATAG
- a CDS encoding histidine kinase gives MPKTSLFIGKQKLFWINLAVWVILTLLALLKQVYYMMRAGNEFMWGDEILWTSMDYLSMWILSFAIYALFLRTHRMELKPFLSIHLPLSILFGLVNLALSLLLTMGISRLIREPKMAFGEAFIHNMQQFLSFSLNGLIVYWLVMIGLFALNFYARYKNQTILSLELESRLNQSQLQTLKMQLQPHFLFNALNTISMMVRSEKGPKAVQMISGLSDLLRESLAREGEQFVAFEEEVKLLKKYLEIEEVRFQDRLSVHFEIDPASKELAFPSLLLQPILENAFKHGIAQSLEDAVLRVKSEVMKQELHVWIDNSGPTLPEDWEMNEQKGIGLSNTCTRLKQLYGEDFSFSVFNLSLSGVSTHLVIPARPISSPSSKSL, from the coding sequence ATGCCGAAAACCAGTCTTTTCATAGGTAAACAAAAGCTCTTCTGGATCAATCTGGCTGTCTGGGTAATACTGACCTTGCTGGCCTTATTGAAACAGGTCTACTATATGATGCGGGCTGGCAATGAATTTATGTGGGGGGATGAAATTTTGTGGACAAGCATGGATTATTTGAGCATGTGGATCCTTTCCTTTGCCATCTATGCCCTCTTCCTCCGTACTCACCGGATGGAGTTGAAACCCTTTTTAAGCATCCATCTGCCCCTCAGTATCCTCTTTGGTCTGGTAAATCTCGCACTTTCCCTTTTACTTACCATGGGGATCTCGCGTTTGATACGTGAGCCCAAAATGGCCTTCGGAGAAGCATTCATCCATAATATGCAGCAGTTCCTGAGTTTTTCCCTCAATGGACTGATTGTTTACTGGCTGGTTATGATTGGATTATTTGCCCTGAATTTTTATGCTCGCTATAAAAATCAGACCATCCTTTCTTTAGAATTGGAATCCCGCCTCAACCAATCGCAGTTGCAAACCCTCAAAATGCAGCTCCAACCCCATTTCCTTTTTAATGCCCTTAATACCATATCGATGATGGTTCGCAGTGAAAAAGGGCCCAAAGCTGTTCAGATGATTTCAGGTCTGAGTGATTTGCTGAGGGAAAGTCTGGCCCGAGAAGGAGAGCAATTTGTTGCCTTTGAAGAAGAGGTCAAACTTTTGAAGAAATATCTGGAGATAGAAGAAGTTCGATTTCAGGATCGACTCAGTGTCCATTTTGAAATTGATCCGGCAAGTAAAGAACTTGCTTTTCCCTCTCTCCTGCTACAACCCATCCTGGAAAATGCTTTTAAACATGGGATCGCACAAAGCCTGGAGGATGCAGTGCTTCGAGTAAAAAGCGAGGTCATGAAACAGGAACTGCATGTTTGGATTGACAATAGCGGCCCAACTCTTCCTGAAGACTGGGAGATGAATGAGCAAAAAGGAATAGGCCTGAGCAATACCTGTACGCGCTTGAAACAACTCTATGGGGAAGACTTTTCCTTCTCGGTCTTTAATTTGTCTTTGAGTGGTGTATCTACCCACCTGGTCATCCCTGCTCGTCCGATCTCTTCACCCTCAAGTAAAAGCCTATGA
- a CDS encoding universal stress protein has product MNAFKRILLGMDLSNTDLYLLDYLKVFAGIQKPEKVYCTHVVKELDLPSFVMDELGEMKATPLDERLKKSLEEEVKLKLKPGEFEVDCNVLEGKTGEQLLHWAEVKGIDLAILGRKIPSQGSGISARRYLRKSPGSVLFIPHKKKQRISHIALATDFSPTSTYALRKVLDWTEKLPAKVKLSLIHVYDVPSGVRAQLGGRPDLILKRIRETHEEFFLHYLDVLGYGEKGIELKLVENMHVNPGHYVYDAAKELKADLLVMGAFGHSFFGNLILGSVSEKVLELNLDIPLMILRPRHDEVEKLPSFSIKKFKTLDYV; this is encoded by the coding sequence ATGAATGCATTTAAAAGAATCCTTCTCGGTATGGACCTCTCCAATACAGATTTATACTTATTGGATTATTTGAAGGTCTTTGCGGGAATCCAAAAACCGGAAAAAGTGTATTGTACCCATGTGGTAAAAGAATTGGACCTTCCCAGTTTTGTAATGGATGAATTAGGAGAAATGAAGGCTACTCCCCTGGATGAAAGGCTGAAAAAAAGTCTGGAAGAGGAAGTAAAGCTGAAACTGAAACCCGGGGAGTTTGAAGTGGACTGTAATGTACTGGAAGGAAAGACGGGAGAACAATTGTTGCACTGGGCTGAAGTAAAAGGGATAGATCTGGCCATACTGGGGCGAAAGATACCTAGCCAGGGATCCGGAATTTCAGCCAGGAGATATCTGAGAAAGAGTCCCGGTTCTGTTCTCTTTATCCCACATAAAAAGAAGCAAAGAATTTCCCACATCGCTCTGGCAACAGATTTTTCTCCTACTTCTACCTATGCCTTAAGAAAGGTACTGGACTGGACAGAAAAACTACCTGCTAAAGTCAAATTGAGCCTGATTCATGTATACGATGTGCCTTCAGGGGTAAGGGCTCAACTGGGTGGTCGTCCAGATTTGATCCTGAAACGAATTCGAGAAACACATGAAGAATTCTTTCTTCATTATCTGGATGTGCTGGGCTATGGGGAGAAAGGTATAGAATTGAAATTGGTCGAAAATATGCACGTAAATCCCGGCCACTATGTATATGATGCTGCAAAAGAATTGAAGGCCGATCTCCTGGTAATGGGAGCCTTTGGACACTCTTTCTTTGGCAACTTAATCCTGGGAAGTGTCAGTGAAAAAGTCCTGGAACTGAATCTTGATATTCCCCTTATGATCCTTAGACCTCGTCATGATGAGGTAGAAAAACTTCCATCTTTTAGTATCAAAAAATTTAAAACACTCGATTATGTCTAA
- a CDS encoding DUF4412 domain-containing protein, giving the protein MKKVLLLLGIFLFVQFDASAQINRLKRKLEDRLAKKAADKIEEKIDERIAEDEAKNGKDKSKKKRRSIFDMGDIGGMSTEKPEDLDESYSFNFQVDWKVNSTDSKEPMDMTQLYSTENNHIGMIMKQAEGKKKDEMQEFNSVLDVEKSYYLMMIPEEKSAMLFNFQHIEDQVIKEMDKQANEQEGDAPNFKITKTSETKNIAGYPCVKYVYEAEDGSGEYWVTDEIKYESFNMFNYFKTLSQQRGATQTKDYQMAMNGFVMQVKSVDENGTEVDMVVTNVDEKADVKMSLEGYSFMDMRAMQGRWSGEKK; this is encoded by the coding sequence ATGAAAAAAGTATTATTACTCCTGGGAATCTTCCTTTTTGTTCAGTTTGATGCTTCGGCGCAAATCAACAGGCTCAAACGCAAACTGGAAGATAGGCTGGCTAAAAAAGCGGCTGATAAAATCGAAGAAAAGATAGATGAGCGTATTGCAGAGGACGAAGCCAAAAATGGAAAAGATAAATCCAAGAAGAAGAGAAGATCTATTTTTGACATGGGTGATATTGGGGGGATGAGTACAGAAAAACCTGAAGATTTGGATGAGTCCTATTCCTTCAATTTTCAAGTGGACTGGAAAGTAAATTCTACTGATTCCAAAGAGCCTATGGATATGACACAGTTGTATTCAACTGAGAATAATCATATCGGTATGATCATGAAGCAGGCAGAAGGCAAGAAAAAAGACGAAATGCAGGAATTCAATTCTGTACTGGATGTGGAAAAGAGTTATTACCTCATGATGATCCCTGAAGAAAAATCGGCCATGTTGTTCAATTTCCAGCATATTGAGGATCAGGTGATCAAGGAAATGGATAAGCAGGCCAATGAACAGGAAGGAGATGCTCCAAATTTTAAAATCACCAAAACCAGTGAGACCAAGAATATCGCGGGTTATCCCTGCGTGAAATATGTATATGAGGCAGAGGATGGCTCTGGAGAATACTGGGTTACGGATGAAATCAAGTATGAGAGCTTCAATATGTTCAATTACTTCAAAACACTCAGTCAGCAAAGAGGGGCAACTCAGACCAAAGACTACCAAATGGCAATGAATGGATTTGTCATGCAGGTGAAGTCGGTAGATGAAAACGGAACGGAAGTGGATATGGTAGTAACGAATGTAGATGAAAAAGCGGATGTGAAAATGAGCCTGGAAGGATATTCCTTTATGGACATGAGAGCTATGCAAGGACGCTGGAGCGGAGAGAAAAAATAA
- a CDS encoding LytTR family DNA-binding domain-containing protein, giving the protein MSSIRTLIVDDESEAREGLELLLSRDEEVDLIAKCKNGLEAIQQINQLRPDLVFLDIQMPQINGFEVLSSLPKDRMPKVVFVTAYDQYAVQAFQIHAIDYLLKPFTDERFYDCLKHAKERLHQESTSTIDENYHALLDGYREKQSGEKDQMILSSLGSADKRMLIKSGGKIHFIDFAEIRWIEAFDYYVKVHTADRFFLVRESMKKMEVKLSPHNFIRIHKSSIINLEFIKELEPYFNGEYYVKLKEGEKLKLSRTYKKNLLGRLGM; this is encoded by the coding sequence ATGAGTTCCATTCGAACCCTCATAGTAGATGATGAATCAGAGGCTCGGGAAGGTCTGGAACTCCTTTTGAGTAGAGATGAAGAAGTGGATTTGATCGCCAAGTGTAAAAATGGTCTGGAGGCCATTCAACAAATCAATCAACTCCGTCCTGATCTGGTTTTTCTAGATATACAGATGCCTCAGATCAATGGCTTTGAGGTATTGAGTAGTTTGCCCAAAGATCGAATGCCGAAAGTGGTTTTTGTAACTGCCTATGATCAATATGCAGTTCAGGCCTTTCAGATTCATGCCATAGATTATCTGCTGAAGCCCTTTACGGACGAACGCTTTTACGATTGCCTGAAACATGCCAAGGAAAGGCTTCACCAGGAGAGTACTTCTACGATTGATGAAAACTATCACGCCTTACTTGATGGATATAGAGAAAAACAGTCGGGTGAAAAAGATCAGATGATCCTAAGCTCTTTGGGCTCCGCCGATAAAAGAATGCTTATCAAGTCTGGAGGAAAAATTCATTTCATCGACTTCGCAGAAATTAGATGGATAGAGGCCTTTGACTATTATGTAAAAGTGCATACGGCAGATCGATTCTTTCTGGTAAGGGAAAGTATGAAGAAAATGGAAGTCAAACTTTCGCCCCACAACTTTATCCGCATCCATAAGTCCAGCATCATCAATCTCGAATTCATCAAGGAATTGGAACCCTATTTCAATGGCGAATACTATGTAAAGCTAAAAGAAGGGGAAAAACTGAAGCTCAGCAGGACTTATAAGAAGAATCTTTTGGGGAGATTGGGGATGTGA
- a CDS encoding universal stress protein translates to MSKLIKNILVPTDFSDHSEYALQAAIKFARKISGQIYLYHRIHLHPDWNIFTDEEKDCHPNLLKKEEAMMEQFNKVIERNMHSGIRINSIYSSGDLMDRAEQLVDKFDIDLVVMGSEGADGLKEMFLGSNAQKVSNVVDVPVLIIKHPIGDFYLKDVVFASDFNEDAKQPFTDLIRLLQNFGSTLHLLYIASVKEFVVQEETLEKMRQFEKLCWALPCQIHGKADQSVELGVQHYMTNSRADLLCVVHHQKGPFEKIFRGSVSGKLINHLECPVLSLPADEREVEKK, encoded by the coding sequence ATGTCTAAGCTTATAAAAAATATCCTCGTACCCACAGACTTTAGTGATCATTCAGAATATGCTTTACAAGCAGCCATAAAGTTTGCAAGAAAAATCAGCGGCCAAATCTATTTGTACCATCGTATTCACCTCCATCCGGACTGGAACATTTTTACCGATGAAGAAAAAGATTGTCATCCCAATCTTCTTAAAAAAGAAGAGGCAATGATGGAACAATTTAATAAGGTAATCGAGCGAAATATGCATTCCGGTATCCGCATCAACTCTATATACTCATCTGGAGATTTGATGGATAGAGCTGAACAATTGGTAGATAAGTTTGATATCGATTTGGTTGTAATGGGTTCTGAAGGGGCTGATGGATTAAAGGAGATGTTTCTGGGATCCAATGCACAGAAAGTAAGCAATGTTGTCGATGTTCCTGTGCTTATCATTAAACATCCGATCGGAGATTTCTACCTGAAAGATGTGGTCTTTGCCTCTGACTTCAATGAAGATGCAAAGCAACCTTTTACGGATCTGATCCGCTTGCTCCAGAACTTTGGCTCAACTTTGCACCTGCTTTACATTGCCTCCGTCAAGGAATTTGTAGTGCAGGAAGAGACCCTCGAGAAAATGAGACAATTTGAAAAACTATGCTGGGCACTTCCCTGTCAGATTCACGGCAAAGCCGATCAATCTGTAGAATTGGGAGTCCAACACTATATGACCAACTCAAGAGCCGATCTTCTTTGTGTTGTCCATCACCAGAAAGGTCCATTTGAAAAGATATTCAGAGGTAGCGTATCTGGAAAACTTATCAATCATCTTGAATGTCCCGTCTTATCCTTACCCGCTGATGAGCGGGAAGTCGAGAAAAAGTGA
- a CDS encoding T9SS type A sorting domain-containing protein has protein sequence MKFLQLIYRRFALPFILCLICIADLSGQIYKGGEGTGYTDGRFLGTLEGISTSTLYQAGIEDGFGQEAIKSSLNGLKASAPFGGGFGDGYADDRVLLNLSGQDLTVMFRGGLNDGYAQDWSLSTLQSVAFPVEILSFDARLKKDAVLLEWVSGFELNHAAYLIERSSDATSFEVIGEIGSQGNSQDKRAYEYYDRSPLVGHSYYRLKSVDLDGSLQYSHIEEIWIDLGSEALIYPNPNSDHQVNIRWEALAPNQALQIEVYNLQGHLLIQEERVQLSAGFIHQFQLPESLPAASYLIRLSQGNLLSKHILILN, from the coding sequence ATGAAATTTTTACAATTGATATACAGGCGATTCGCTCTGCCCTTTATTCTGTGCCTGATATGCATTGCTGATCTCAGTGGACAGATCTATAAAGGCGGAGAGGGAACAGGTTATACAGATGGACGATTTTTGGGAACGCTTGAAGGGATTTCAACTTCCACACTTTATCAGGCAGGAATAGAAGATGGTTTCGGCCAGGAAGCAATCAAAAGTAGCCTGAATGGCTTAAAGGCAAGTGCCCCTTTTGGAGGAGGCTTTGGAGATGGCTATGCAGATGATAGAGTATTACTAAACCTTAGTGGACAGGATTTGACGGTAATGTTTAGAGGAGGACTAAATGATGGATATGCACAAGATTGGAGCCTAAGTACCTTGCAATCCGTAGCTTTTCCGGTTGAAATTCTCTCCTTTGATGCACGATTGAAAAAGGATGCGGTCCTTCTGGAGTGGGTGAGTGGCTTCGAATTGAATCATGCGGCCTATCTCATAGAAAGAAGCTCGGATGCGACTAGTTTCGAAGTGATAGGGGAAATAGGCTCTCAGGGTAATAGCCAGGATAAACGAGCCTACGAATACTATGATCGAAGCCCTTTAGTCGGACATTCTTATTACCGATTGAAATCTGTGGATCTGGATGGTTCACTCCAATATTCTCATATCGAAGAGATATGGATTGACCTGGGAAGCGAAGCTCTCATTTACCCTAACCCAAATTCAGACCACCAAGTCAATATTCGCTGGGAAGCCCTGGCACCCAATCAAGCTTTACAGATAGAAGTCTATAACCTGCAAGGGCATCTGCTTATTCAGGAGGAACGTGTGCAATTATCCGCAGGCTTTATTCATCAATTCCAATTACCAGAATCTCTTCCTGCAGCTTCATATCTCATTCGATTGAGCCAGGGAAATCTGCTCAGCAAACACATCCTCATTCTTAACTGA